GCAGCTGTCGGTGATCGACGGATGACCACCCCACGCAGCGTGCCCGACGCCGAGAGACTCGCGCGCGAGATGGAAGTCGCGCGCAACATTCAGCGCGACTTCCTGCCCGAAGCGCTTCCGGTCGCGATGGGGGTGCAGCTGGAGGCCGCGCTGCAGCCCGCCCGCGAGGTTTCCGGCGACTTCTACGACGCGTTCGTGCTGCCGCCGGCGGGCACGATCGTCACCGTCGTCGGCGACGTGTGCGACAAGGGTGTCGGCGCGGCGCTGTTCATGGCCCTGTTCCGCAGCCTCATCCGCGCCTCCGCCGACCCGATTGGCGGCGGCGCCATCCAGATGATCGGCGGACGTCGCACCCTGGTTCGGCAGGCGCTGGAGTCCGCCTCGGCGGCCGACCTGCTGGTCCGGGTCGCGGGCTTCACCAACGACTACATCGCGCGTCTGCACGGGCGCACCAACATGTTCGCCACGGTCTTCCTGGGGGCGCTCGATCCCCGGGACGGGCAGCTCGACTACGTCAATGCCGGCCACGAGCCGGCCCTCGTCATCGCGCCGGACGGCACCATCCGGGAGCTCAGGCCCACGGGCCCCGCCTTGGGGCTCCTGCCGGAGGTCGAGTTCAAGGCGAGCCAGGCCAAGCTCGAGCGAGGCCACAGCCTCTTCGCGTTCACCGACGGGCTGGTGGAGGCGCGGGGCCCGGGCGGCGAGGCCTTCGGCGCCGAGCGTCTGCGGGACGCCCTTCGGGCGAACAACACGACCGCCTCCCATCTCGTCCGCGGAGTCCTGGAAGCCCTTGCCGCGTTCACGGGGCAGGCCGAACCCCACGACGACGTGACGCTGCTCGCCGCGATGCGCACGAGCGGCTGACGGGTCGCGGGAGAAACGTCGGGAGGTCGTCCGGGACTTGCGGTTGCGACCGGACTGGGCCCAGACTGTCGT
This window of the Gemmatimonadales bacterium genome carries:
- a CDS encoding PP2C family protein-serine/threonine phosphatase; translation: MTTPRSVPDAERLAREMEVARNIQRDFLPEALPVAMGVQLEAALQPAREVSGDFYDAFVLPPAGTIVTVVGDVCDKGVGAALFMALFRSLIRASADPIGGGAIQMIGGRRTLVRQALESASAADLLVRVAGFTNDYIARLHGRTNMFATVFLGALDPRDGQLDYVNAGHEPALVIAPDGTIRELRPTGPALGLLPEVEFKASQAKLERGHSLFAFTDGLVEARGPGGEAFGAERLRDALRANNTTASHLVRGVLEALAAFTGQAEPHDDVTLLAAMRTSG